TGCAGCGCCGCTACATGCAACTCGAAGGACTCACGGCGCTCAGCGACAATCAGGCCGCTAGGCTTTCAGCGGTGATCACCGGCTGACAGCCCACCTCGCCGAGCCGCGGTTCATACACCACGCGCTGGGACACGATCCCAAAGCTGCCCGAGTAGAGGTAACCAACATCGAGGTACCCATATTCATTATAGTAGAATTGGGTATCTCCACACGGGACGGCCACGTATCCGTAGAATGCGGTTACGCCTTGGCCCGAGTACTCGCTCACATATGGACCCGTGCCGGTCGTGACGGGCGGCGGGTACGCCAGGGACCGGGCGTTTCCGGCTAGCGCTGCCCTCGTCGATAGGCCTGACGGCCTATCGAGGTTCGCGGTAAGTGCTTCCTTAACCGTGGCCGCCGCAAGGGCAGGGCGATTCGAGAACACTGTGCCGTTGCTCCTAACGTAGACGAAATCGCCACGCATATTCTGAGGTTCCATGGCAAGTAGCTCATGAGCGAGGAGCCGGTCGCTGCCCGTTATTGATGGGTCGATAAAACGATCTATGTCGGCGTCGGTGATCCGCTTGCCGCTCTCGGATGCGAAGCTCCGCGAATCCGAGCTTACTGATATTCTCCGCGTTGACGCGGGCCGGATCGCGCTTTGTGAAAGCTGACCTGAAGAGGGCAGTGCAGACGAGTTTCTCTCACCGCCGCAAGCGCCAAGCATCGCGGCGAGGATGAATAAAGCAAGTGCAATATGCAAGCGCGCGGTTGACATGGTAGCCCTCCCCCGAAAAGGCGCATGCCCTAGCCGTCTTAGTTCGCCCGTAGCGCGACTTCAACAGGCGAGGCATTTGATCGGCGTGAAAGGAATTCCTCGCAAAAGCAGTCTAAGCGACGGGGCATGGGACTGAAACGCCTTTTCGTGTCGACAGTTGTCCTAGCGCTTCTACCTGTTGCCAGTCTCGCGAGAAGTGGGCACCTCGCCGCTGGGACTATGGAACTGATTGAAGGTGTAGCTCTAGAGTCTCCACCCCCGGTTCGCATTTACTTTGCGGACGAGAGCAGCCTGAAGCGAAGCGGCCTCACTCGAGCCGAGGTTGCCGAGGTGCGCGCCGTACGAGCGCAATTAGCCCCCCGGGCGGCCCCGTACCTCAAATACGCCTTCGTTGGCCCGCGGTCGCTTTTCGCGCTCTTTGTTACGGTCGCAGACGTTCCGCCAGACTACGGACCCGATTCAATCGTGCTGAACGATTGCCACGCCGCCGCAAAATGCCCGCACATGTGCGGAACGCGGTTTGAGTACGCGGAGGACGCCCTGATACCCCTCGGCCCCTCAGGGTACGCCTGTGAAGAGGCTTGGTATTGGCGAGACGACTAAACCGCACGTGCAGCATGCACTAGAACGGGAAGTCGTTTTGGGTCAGGTTCGCGTTGAAGTTGTAATCCGTGAACGACTGGTCCAACACGACCGTATCGCCTGCGTAGAAGATTTGGCGCACCGGCCAGTGCGTTTCTTGCGAAAGATAGAGCTTTTGCAGGCTCACGCCGCCGTTGCTGGCCGGATCGGCGACTTTGAGCGTAAGCAGGTCGGTCGGAACGCCGTTGATTTTTCCGCCGGGGCCTTGGGCGAGTTCGCCGGGCACGCTGGTGTATGCCGCGACGATGTTCTGCGGCAGGCCGTCGGGAATCGTGTAGCCGCGCAGCGACGTCGCGCGGCCGTCGTGCAGGCCGACTTTGAGATGGATCCCCGAGAGAAAACCGCCCTGATGTCCGCTGACTTGATCGCCGCCCGCCCATACGCCGCCCGAGCCGCGGCCGTCGCCCGATTCGATCAACGTCTTGGCGAAGTGTGGCTTCATGAACGAATAATCGTAGACGCGGTCCTGCACGGCGGTGCCTTTGGTTTCGTGCGAGTGCAGCTTGAACGTGAACGAGTTCACCTGCGCGAACGCAGCGTTGAACGCGTCGATCCCGGGAGCAGTTTGTGCGGCGCGGGCGCCCGCAGGCGCGACGAGCGCCACGAGCACCGCTGCGATAACGGCCAGCGAAAGATACCCTTTGTGCATGAATCCTCCGATTACGGCGTGGGTGGACCAGGCGGTCCCGGTTCTTCGTAGAGCAGTGTCCCGTGCTTGCCTTCGACACCGATGAGTACGTCGCACTTGGCGTCGGCGGCGATTTCTTCGATCGTGCGCCCGAGCGGCGCTCCGGTGTACTTCCCCTCGCGGAACGATCCGACGATGATCAGGTTTGCCCTTTCGCGTTTTGCCAGGTCGAGTACCGCCTGTTTGACCGATCGGGCTTTGATGATTTCCGTGCGAATCGACACGTCGCTTGCGCTCGCGATCGTCTCGGCCGTCCCAAGCGCGTCGAGTGCGGCGCGCTCCTCGAGCGGCATCTCCGCATCGGGCGGCAGCGTGTACGGAACCTCGATCACATAGATCACGAGCAGTTCGGATCGCTCGCCGCGCGCGAGCTTGGCGGCCAATGCCATCATATGCGTCGAAAGAATATCGGCCGAAAAGACCACGATGATCGACCCGACCATCCGCTCGAGCTCGCTGGCCGCCTCTTTGGCCATCTTCTGTACGAACGACGCCGGCGGATGCAGCATCCACCAGATCGTCGAGCCGATCGCAAAAGCGATGATGAGCGCGATGATCGCGCCGGCGAGCGTGATGGTGATCGTGCCGTCGGAATAGATCATGAGCGCCGAGCCCGGCTCGCAAGCATGCGAAGCCGCACGATGCCGAGCGCGATCATTGCTAAGCCGAGAACGATGCCCGTGAACGCGGCCCCGATCGGGTAACGAACCATCCGACCGACGATGATCGCACCGACGACAATCATCGCTACCGCCAGGATCGCGCGAACGGTGCGCACCGCGCTAGTGCTCCGCCGCTTTCGCGGCAGCGCGCTCTTGGCTCGCCTTCAGGTTCGCGACGTACTCGTCCATCAGTTCGAGCTCGCCGGCGCGACGCAGAATCTCGATCTGTTCGCTGCGCCAGTCGCGTTTGCGCGAGCGCAGCATCGGAAGCTGTTTGCGCTTGCGGTAGATGAAATACAAGACGACGCCGAATGCGATCCACGACGGGCCGGCGATGCGTCCGATCGGATGCGTGATCAACGTGAAGGTCAGGATCGCCGTCATACCGATGAAGCCGATCAATGCGACGAGCGGAAACTCGACGCGCTCGCCGCGGAAGCGCATCGGAATGTTGATCGGGATTTTGAACTTACGCGGGCTCAGCGGATCGACCAGCCGCAGCGCGACCAGCGCGACGAAAACGAACGAATAACTCGTCGCGGCGCCGAAGGCGTACAAGTCGCCCAGGAAATCGATTCCGCTCTCGTTGTTGAAGTGCTGTGCGTAGAGGGCGGCCATCCTCGGATCGAGCGAGGGCAGCGCCGCGAAGATGACCTCGATCAGCGCGACGCCGGTGAACACCAGCAGGGAGATCGTCGGCGTGCGAAACCGCTTGTGAATGCGTTGGAAGATCGAGGGAAGCAGACCGCCGGAAGACATCGCGTACGCGATACGCGAACTTCCGAACACGCCGGAATTGGATGAGATGAGCAACAGGATCGCGCCTAGGACGGGCACGTAGAACGCCGCGATCGCGCCCCAGTA
The DNA window shown above is from Candidatus Baltobacteraceae bacterium and carries:
- a CDS encoding universal stress protein; the protein is MIYSDGTITITLAGAIIALIIAFAIGSTIWWMLHPPASFVQKMAKEAASELERMVGSIIVVFSADILSTHMMALAAKLARGERSELLVIYVIEVPYTLPPDAEMPLEERAALDALGTAETIASASDVSIRTEIIKARSVKQAVLDLAKRERANLIIVGSFREGKYTGAPLGRTIEEIAADAKCDVLIGVEGKHGTLLYEEPGPPGPPTP